The sequence TCTCCTCCGCGGGAGTGTTGTGCCACTTCCCGAAAGCCGACGTGGCGTAACCGTACTGCTTGAGCACTTCGGCCACCGTGGCGCTCGACGCGGGGATCTTGCCGGCGTAGCCGTCCCAGTCGTTGGCCAATTCCGCGATCTGACCGTTGCCGATCTCGTGGTGATTACGACCGGTGAGCAACGACGCCCGGGTCGGCGAGCACATGGCCGTGGTGTGAAACCGGTTGTAGGACACACCTTGGCCGCAGATCCGGTCGAGGGTCGCGGTGTTCACCTCGCCGCCGAATGTCGACGGCAACCCGGGGCCGGCATCGTCGATAAGCACGATCACCACATTGGGTGCATCGGTGTGCAGCCGTTGCGGGACCGCCCGCGGACTGTAGGTCGACTCCTGCAGGGTCCGGCCTGCGACACTGCCCGAGCCGACCGGCGGGAAAGGCAACACCGCGCCGTTGGGCAACACCGGAGCCACTACCTGATCGCCCAACGCAAGTCTCCTTATCTCGGCTGTACCGTCTACGGCATCGAAGACATCGTCGTATGCGGCGGGCCGTTCAGCTACTCGAACCGCCTCGCGGCGGGTCGGGCGCCAGGCTGCCGTCCGGCGCGATGTGGGCGAAGATCTGCTGGAGCAGGGTCAGAATGTGTGGGTCATCCACGGTGTAGATGTGGTGGCGCCCGTCGCGTCGTGCGTTGATCAGCCCGGCCAGCCGCAGCTTGGTCAAGTGCTGGCTCATGGTGGCGACGTTGACGCCGGCCCGTCTCGCCAGGGTTGTCACGTCGTAGGCGTCCTGGGCGGCCAGCCACATCACGTGCAGGCGCGCCGGACTGCTGAGCAGCGCGAACGTGCTCGCGGCGGATGCCAGTTGGGGTTGGGTCGGTTCGTCGGTCCGGTTGACTGAACTGATTTCTTCGGACAGCCGTTCTTCATCTTTTGCCATGGCGGCATTCATTTTGTCCCAACTCCCATGGCGGGATTCGCCGAACGACACATTCGCATAGTTGCGCAATCGCCAAAGTGTCGCCAGAATTGGGCAGTTCCCGCGGCACCTTGGCCGCCCGGCGGGTACGGCCCAGACCCGCCGTCAGACCACAGGATTGGTTACTGCCGAATTGATTCCGACATCGTCGCTGCTGCGACCGGCCACCCTGGGAATCCGTGCGGCGTCAGCCGTCGTCGGCGCGGCGGCCCGCAGTGCGTCGGCCACCACCGAGGCGGTGGGGGCCATCACCTCGGCCGGCCTGCAGGTCGCCGCGCTGCCGATTCGCGAGGCCACTCGGATGCTGTCCGGCGAATCCACCACGGCGACGCTGACCCGCAGGTGCTGGCGCGGGGAAGGCCGCGCCTGGATCGAGATACGTGGCTTGACTGAATCCCCCGAACTCGGGCAGCGGGTGCTTGACACGCTCGTCGCCGAACCCGGCGTGGTGTCGGCGCGGCTGAACCGCCCGTTGTCTCGGGTCGTGGTGGAACTGGCGGTCGACGGTGAGCAGGTAACGCTGAATGACCTGTGCCGCCTGATCGCCGAGACCGAACGCAGCTACCGCCGCTCCGACGGCACGACAGCTCCGATCGGGGCAGCGCCGGCCACCGTCCTACCCGGCGACGGGTTGCTGCTGATGGCCCGCGGCGTGATGGTCGGCGTCAACGCCGCCGGGTTGGCCATCGCGGTCGCCGGGCGCGCGCTGCGGCTGCCGCAGGCGCCGATCACCGTCGACGCCGTCGCGGCGCTGGCCAACTACCAGCCGTGGTTGCGCCGGCAACTCGCCGACCGAATCGGCAGGGGACCTGCCGACACGGTGCTGTCGCTGATCTCCACCGGAGCGCGTATCGCCACCCTGTCGCCGGCCACGCTGGCAGTGGACTTGGCGTTGCAAGGTGTCAAAGCCGCCGAGTCTGCGGCCGCGGCGCAGGCCTGGAACCGCCACGAGCCGTACCTGGCCCGGCACGCCGACCAGGCTCAGGTGCACGTGCCGTCGCGGCCGGTGCCGCTACCGGAGGGGGCGCTCGACCGCCACGGCAGGCGGGTGGGCTACGTCCAGTTGTTCGGGGCCGGCCTGGTGGGAGTGCTCACCCGCAACGTCACCACAGCCGCGACCGCGGCCGTGGTCGCCTCCCCGAAAGCCATGCGCACCACCACTGAATCGTTCGCGGCCACGCTGAGCCGGTCATTGGTCGAGCAGCACGCCGCGCTGCCGTTGCGCCCGGAGGGCCTGCGCCGACTCGACCGCGTCGACGCCGTCCTCATCGATCCCCGGCTGCTCTGCACCGCCACCGCACGCCACCCGCTGGCCTCGGCACTGCTGGCCGAGGCACGGGCGTCGGGCGCGGAACTGGTCACCCTCGACGTCGAAGCTCTGGGTGAACTGCGTCCCGCGTTCGACGAACTGGCGCCGGTCGATACCGCCGCCGACGACGAACAACTCGACGAGGCGCTGGCTGCCGCATTGACGGCACGCCAGCAAGACGGCCGCACCGTTGCGGTGCTCACGTCGAGCGGTGCGCAGGCCCTCGCCTGCGCCGACGTGGGCCTGGGGATCCTGCCCGGCGACTCGGAGACGCCACCGCCGTGGGAGGCGGATCTGCTGCTGACCGATCTGGCCGGCGCCTGGCGGGTGCTGCACGCGATACCGGCGGCGCGCGCGGCCGCCCAGCGCGGCACCTCGCTGGCCACCGGCGCATCGACGATCGGTGCACTGCTGATGGTTCCCGGGGTGCGGGCGGGCCGGGGAAGAGGGGGTCCCGGGCCGGTCACCGCCGGGGCAGCCACCGGACTGCTCTCGGGATACCTGCTGGCTCGCCAGGTGGCTCGGACGCAGCCGCCGCGGCCCGCGCCGGCTTACGAGTGGCATGCGATGTCACTGGACGAGATCCACGCGATCCTGCCGGTCCCCGACCTCTCCTGCGCCGCAGCCGAAGTCGACGCCGCGCCACCGCACATGGCTTGGCAGTTCATCAGGGCGGTGCGCGCCGAACTGTCGGATCCGCTGATGCCGGTGCTGGCACTGAGCTCGGCGGCCACCGCGATGCTGGGTTCGCCGGTGGATGCGTTGATGGTCAGCACGGTGCTGATCGGCAACTGCATGCTCGCGGCAGCCCAGCAGCTGCAGGCCGAGAACCGGCTGAACCGGCTGCTGGCCCAACAGACCCCGCCCGCCCGCACCGTCGCGCCGGGCACCAACACCTACACCGAGATCGTCGCGGACCGCCTGATACCCGGCGCCGTGATCGAGGTCCGCAGCAACGAGGTGGTGCCCGCCGACGCGCGGCTGATCGAGGCCATCGACCTCGAAGTCGACGAATCCTCGCTCACCGGCGAATCACTGTCGGTCGACAAGCAGACCGCGGCGACACCGGGCGCCGAACTCGCCGAGCGGCGCTGCATGCTCTACGCCGGCACGACAGTTGTCGCCGGCACCGCACGGGCCGTGGTTACCGCCGTCGGCGCCGACACTCAGGCCCGTCGTGCCGCCGAGCTGGCCGCCGGGGACCTGCCGGTGGTCGGCCTGCAGCACCAGCTGAGTCAGCTGATGAGTCGCGCGTTCCCGGCCAGCGCCGGCGGCGGGCTAATGGTGGGTCTGTTGGGGATGCTGCGCGGCGGTGGCCTGCGTCTGGCCCTGGGCAACGCGATCGCGGTCGCCGTGGCGGCGGTGCCCGAGGGCATGCCGCTGATGGCGACCCTGGCCCAGCATGCCTCGGCCCAACGCCTGACCGATTCCGGTGCGCTGGTGCGCATTCCCCGCTCGGTGGAGGCCCTGGGCCGGGTCGAGGTGGTCTGCTTCGACAAGACCGGAACACTGAGCGAGAACCGGCTACGGGTCACCCGGGTGTACCCCGTCGCCGGCCACGCCGAGGACGACGTGCTGCGATGCGCGGCCAACGCCGCGCCGGCGCCCGAGGGCGACCCCCACACGCACGCCACCGACCAGGCCGTTACCGAGGCCGCCGCCGGTATCGGCAGCCTCTGGACCACCCCGGACGCCCACCTGCCGTTCCGCTCCGGCCGGGCGTTCTCGGCGTCGGTGGTCGGTCGGGAACTGATGATCAAGGGGGCTCCCGAAGTGGTGCTGGCCGCCTGCACCGTCCTCGGCCCGGACAGCGACGCGCCGGTCGCCGAACTCGCTGCCGGCGGGCTGCGGGTGATCGCGGTGGCGCAGCGCCGACTTAGCGCCGCACAGGTGAAGTCGCTGGCCGACGACCCGGACGCTCTCGCCGGACTGTGCGGCGAGGGACTGACGCTCACCGGGTTCCTCGGCATCTCCGACACCCCCCGCGCCGAAGCGCCGCAACTGCTCGCCGACCTGGCGGAGCGGGGCGTCGGCATCCGGCTGATCACCGGCGATCACCCCGTCACCGCCACCGCGATCGCCGCGGAACTGGGGGTGCCGGTCACCGCCGAGCAGGTCATCACCGGCGCGGAGTGGAACGCGTTGTCGCGCAAGGGCCAGGAACGTGCGGTGGCGCAGCGGGTGATCTTCGCCCGGATGTCCCCGGAGAACAAGGTGCAGGTGGTGCAGACCCTCGAACGCAGTGGCCGGGTCTGCGCCATGGTGGGCGATGGCGCCAACGATGCGGCGGCGATCCGGGCCGCCAGCGTGGGCCTGGGCGTCGTGGCGCGCGGCAGCGACTCGGCGCACCTCACGGCCGACATCGTGTTGACCGACGGGCGCATCGGCGCACTGGTGGATGCCATCGACGAAGGCCAGCGACTGTGGCGCGGGGTGCAGCTGGCGGTGACGGGCCTGCTCGGCGGCAATGTCGGCGAGGTGATCTTCGGTGTCGTCGGCACCGCGCTGTCGGGGACCTCGCCGCTGAACAACCGCCAACTGCTGCTGATGAACATGCTGACCGACGCGCTGCCGGCCACCGCGGTCGCGGTCAGCACCCCGGCCGGCTCCTCGCATCGAGTCGTGCACGGCATCGACGAACGCAGCCTGATGCGCGCCGTCGCGGTCCGCGGAGCGATCACCGGGGCCGCGGCCAGCGCGGCATGGGGGATGGCTCGCCTTTCTGTTGTACCGGGCGCCCGGCAACGCGCCGCCACGGTCGCGCTGATCACGCTGGTCACCACCGAGCTGGCCCAGACGCTGGTCGACTCGCACGCGCCGTTGGTCTTGCTCACCGCCGCCGGGTCATTCGCGGCGTTCGCGGCGATGATCAGCCTGCCCGGAATCAGCCAGCTCCTGGGTTGCGTACCGGTGGGACCGCTGGGCTGGTCGCAGGCGCTGGGAGCCACCGGCGCCGCAGTGCTCGCGATCGCCGCGGCGCCGCACGTGCTGCCGGCCCGGTGGCGCGAGGCACCGGAGACCAGCACCGAGATCGAGTCAGGCCCGATGGCCACCGTGGCTGTGCTGCGGCCGGCAGGCGACCAGGCCTCCTCGGCCGCGGCCGCTGGTGGGTCTACCGTGATGGTCAGTGGTACCAACTGACCAGCGGAGGCGTGGCATGCACCCATTCCGGCAAGCGGTCGAGGCCCGTGACGCCGCGGCCATCGAGGCGCTGTTGTCCGACGATGTCGTGTTCACCAGTCCGGTGGCGTTCAAGCCCTACCCGGGCAAGCCGGTCACCGCGGCGATCCTGCGCGCCGTGATGCGTGTCTTTGAAGACTTCCGCTACGTGCGAGAGATCGCTGACGCCTCCGGGCGTGACCATGCCCTGATATTCGAAGCGTCGGTCGACGGTAAACGGCTCAGCGGATGCGACTTCCTGCATATGGACGACGACGGCAAGATCGACGACTTCGTCGTGATGGTCCGGCCGCTGTCGGCGGCTACCGCGCTGGCCGAAGCCATGGCGCAGCAGTTCGAGCAGATCACCCGTGAGGCCGCCGCGCCGCATGGACATGGCGACGGCTCTGCCTAGCCGGAACCGATAGCGGGGCTCCGCGGTGCATGAGCAGACGCCGGTAGTCGCGGCCGTGGCCGTCGGCGGCGCGATCGGTGCCTGCGCGCGCTACGCCGTCGCGCTGGCATTGCCCACCCCGGTCGGTGGATTCCCTTGGGCCACAATGGTCACCAACGTGAGCGGGTGCGCGCTGATGGGGGTGCTGATGGTGGCGATCACCGAACTGTGGGTCGGACATCGACTGCTGCGTCCGCTGCTGGGCACCGGCGTGCTCGGCGGCTACACCACGTTTTCCACCTTCGCCGGCGACGTCGACACCCTCATCGCCGCCGGACAGCCGGTCCCGGCTTTGGTCTACCTGCTCACCACGCCGGTGGCAGTGTTGATCGCGACCTGGACCGCTGCCAGCCTCACCCGCCGTCTGGTCATCAGGAGGACAGCATGAGCGAGCTCACCGGACGCGCGTTGCGCCTGACGGTATTCCTCGGAGAGAGCGACACCTGGCATCACAGGCCGGTGTACAGCGAGATCGTGCACCGAGCGCATCGGGCCGGCCTGGCCGGCGCGTCGGTGTTCCGCGGCATCGAGGGCTACGGAGCGTCCTCGGCCATCCACACCACCCGGCTGCTGTCGATGTCTGAGGACCTGCCGGTCTCGGTCATCATCGTCGACGCCGCCGAGCGGATCCGTGCCTTCCTGCCGGAGCTGGACGAGTTGGTCACCGAGGGCCTGATCCTGCTGGATGAAGTCGAGGTCATCCGCCACGTCGGGCGACGCCCCGCCGGCCAGTGACCTGGCTACTGGTCATCGCCGGCGCCGCGGTGGGGGCGCCGTTGCGCTACCTGACCGACCGATTCGTCCAGGCCCGCCACGACACCACCTTCCCGTGGGGCACGTTCACCGCCAATGTGCTGGGCAGCCTGGTCCTGGGTGTGCTCATGGGCGCCGCGAGCCCCGGCGACCAAGGGCTGCACCTGTTGGTCGGCACCGGTCTGTGCGGCGCGCTGACCACATACTCGACCTTTTCCTACGAGACCCTGCAGCTGGCCGGCGTCGGTGCGCGGCTGTACGCGCTGGCCAACCTGGTGCTCACCTTGACCTGCGGGCTGGGCGCCTATTACGTCGGCAATGTCGCGGCACAAGCGATTTGGGCCTGACCGATCCGCGGGTTAGGTGACGCTACGCAATTGCTTCCAGCATGAGGTGCCACAATCGAGCCCGACAGTGTCCCGTGGCGTCCGCCCAGTCCTTCCAGGAGTAGCAATGTCGTTCTCGGTAGAGCTCAGCGATGACGTGATCGAGGTGCGGGACTGGGTCCATCAGTTCGCCGCCGAGGTCGTCCGCCCGGCCGCCGCCGAATGGGATGAGCGGGAAGAGACGCCGTGGCCGATCATCCAGGAGGCCGCCAAGATCGGCCTGTACTCGCCCGAGTTGTTCGCCACCCAGGCCGCCGAGCCCAGCGGGATCGGCATGCTCACGGTGTTCGAGGAACTGTTCTGGGGTGACGCCGGGATCGCCTTGTCGATTCTCGGCACCGGGTTGGCGGCGGCGGCCCTGGCGGGCAACGGAACTCCCGAACAGCTGGGCCGGTGGCTGCCCGAGATGTTCGGTACCGCCGATGACCCCAAACTCGGGGCCTTCTGCTCCTCGGAACCCGATGCCGGCTCGGATGTCGGCGCGATCCGGACTCGCGCCCGCTTCGACGAAGCAACACGTGAATGGGTGCTCAACGGCACCAAGACCTGGGCCACCAACGGCGGTATCGCCAACGTGCACATCGTGGTCGCCTCGGTCTACCCCGAACTCGGCTCACGCGGCCAGGCCACGTTCGTCATCGGGCCCGACACCAAGGGGCTGGCCCAGGGCCAGAAGTTCAAGAAGCACGGCATCCGGGCCTCGCACACCGCCGAGATCGTATTGGACAACGTCCGTTTGCCCGAGGACATGATCCTCGGTGGGCGAGAGAAGTTCGAGGAGCGCGTCGCCCGGGTCAAATCCGGTGCATCCGCCCGCGGTCAGGCCGCCATGAAGACCTTCGAGCGCACTCGTCCGACCGTCGGGGCGATGGCGGTCGGGGTGGCGCGCGCCGCGTACGAATACGCCCTCGAATACGCCTGCCAGCGTGAGCAGTTCGGCCGCAAGATCGGTGAGTTCCAGGCCGTAGCCTTCAAACTGGCGGACATGAAGAGCCGCATCGACGCGGCACGGCTGATGGTCTGGCGGGCCGGCTGGATGGCGCGCAACAACAAGGCCTTCGACAACGCCGAGGGCTCGATGGCCAAGCTGTTCGCCAGCGAGACCGCCGTCTACGTCACCGACGAGGCGATCCAGATCCTCGGCGGCAACGGTTACACCCGCGACTACCCGGTCGAGCGTATGCACCGCGACGCCAAGATCTTCACCATCTTCGAAGGCACCAGCGAGATCCAGCGGCTGGTCATCGCCCGGGCGATCACCGGCCTGGCGCTGCGCTGATCAGCCCGGTCGGCTACTGCGCGATCGTTGCGCGCAGTGGCCCGCCGACGCTGTTGAACAGCAGGTCCCCGTTGGGCAGTCCCTCGATGAGGGCGTACGCGCCGTTGCCCAGATTCGACTGTCCGAAGATGGTGCGGTGCACCGTCTCCCCGGTCTGCCAGTCCAGCCCGGTCACCTCCCAGCCGTCGGCCGCGGTGTAGCCGTTGAGGAAGACGATTCCCGAAGTGGCGGATACGGCCGGGACCATCGAGGTGGACACCACATCGCCGCGTGCCCAGGCTGATCTCCACCGGTGGGTGGTGGGATCCCATTCGAAGCGCTGCGCCCCGTGCGGCGCTGGCGAAACGGGTCCGCTGGCCAGCACATCGACCAGCCGGTCCGGCGTACCGCCTCCACCGATGTTGTTGACCACGAACGCGCCATACCCGCTGACTACGACGGACTGTTCGCTTTGGATGAATTCCGGCAATGGTTCCGGCAGGCCGGCGCTCACGCTGATCTGATCCGCGATCCGGGTGGACTTCGTTCCCGGCCTTTGCTGAAAGCCCTCCGGAATGTCGTTGCGCCAGAACGCCACCAGCTTCATATGGTCGGATCCGTCAGTGATCACCACCAGTTCGTCATCGTTCTTGCCAAAGCCCATCAACGTCGGCGTCGAGCCGGTTCCGGAGCCGAACTTGATGGTCGGGGGTTGCCGTCCGGTGTCGTAGGCGGCCGACCATGCGCCGTCCGCCTCGTCTTGCGACAGTTTGGAGCCAGTCCAGACGATCTTGCGCATCAACTTGTCGGAGGCGACGTAGATGCCGTTACGCTCGTCGACCGCCATCGAGTTCGAGACCGTTTCGTCCTCGCCGAACTTGATCTGCTGCAACGGCGCGGACAGGTCCCGATCGAGCACCGATAACGATCCGGTGCTGAGCACCAGCAGGCGACCGTCGTAGGTCATCGAGGCGCCGACGATGTTCTCGGGGATGCCCAGGCTGGTGATGTCGCCCGTCAGGTATGGCTTGAAGTCGATGCGGCCGACGATGGCGATGCCTGCCTCGGGCTGCTCGGCGTTCTTCAGACCGAATTTGACGATCTCCGATTGCTGCGTCACGTAATAGATGAAATTGTCGCGATCGACCAGGCTGTAGACGCCGTTGCTGATCCGCTGCCAATTCGCTCCGCCCCAGTGGTCGCGGATCGCTGACTCGATCTGTCCGACATCGGTGAATCTCTGGTTCAGCACCGCGTCGAGCTGTTGCGGGGAAATCGGTTGCACCCCAGGAGCGTCGAGTGCCGCAACCTGCTTGAATCCGCCGTCCGCGACATCGACGTAGCGGACACCCGAGGTCGAGGACACCCACCGGTAGTTCGGATCGGTGGATGCCAGCGTGATGATGTTGACCGGCCCGCCGGGAACCCGGTCCAGCTGGGTCGGGTCGAGGTGAAAGGTGCCGCGGGGGATCGGATCGTCGAAGCTGTCTGATTGCGCGGAATCGATGTGGGTGATGCCGTATTTGGCTGCCGCGAGATACGGATTGACCGCTGAACCGGTGGACCGCACCGCTGAGTCCTCTCCCGGCGGTGTTGGACCAGAGCTACATCCGCTCAGCGCCATGAGCGCTGCCGCTGCGGCGGCCAACGCCGTGCGCATCCGTACTCGCTGCGCCATACCAGCGGATGCTAATCCGGTCGCCGTGTCGTCGACACGGAACGCGTCTATATAGGTCAGAAGGCAAACCGGGTGCAGTCGGTTGGGAACGCGAACCAGGCCAGGGCCCGCCGGGGGACGATCATCCGCAGTCCGCCGCCGTCCTGGCCCGCCCAGGCATCGGGGCCGGGAGCGTACTGCGGGTGGTATTTCTCGAACGCGGTCGCCAATCGGACTCCGAGGTCGTTGGGGCTTGCTGAAGTCGCTGTGGAGACTCCCTCGACGATCACCACTTGCGTACCGCTTTCCAGTGTCAGGGTGCACGCCGGGTTGTCCTGGAGGTTGCGCGCGTGGCGTGTGGTGGGTGCGCCGTCGTAATAGAAGCGGCCGTCGAGCCACACGCCCCAACGCGGTACGGAGTGCGGGGTGCCGTCCGGGCGCACCGTGGTCAGCCAATAGTGCTGGGACGCGGTCAATCGCTGTTCAACTTCTGACCAGCTCAACAAGCCTTCCGCCGAACTCGGCAATCCGTAGCCCTCTGGCAGGACGGGACGTGTCGCGGTAGGGCCCGGTTTCGGTTCCATGGCCCACACGCTAGCTCTGACGTCCGACAGGGATACCGCTCTGCCGTTGCGTCCTAGCCAGCCGTCTTCCCGTTGTCGGTCAGGTAGACCGCGCCGTGCACCGCGGCGGCGGCATCGCTGGCCAAAAAGGCGATCACCTCGGCGACGTCGGCCGGGGCGCTCATCCCGCGCGGTGAGGCCACCCGCATGATCAGGTTGACGTCGGCACCCTCGGGAAGCTGGAAGTTGGTCACCTGCGGGGTCAGCATCCCACCCGGGCACACCGCGTTGACCCGCAGCTTCTCCGCGGTGAACTCCACGGCCAACGCCCGGGTGAGCCCGACGAGCCCGTGCTTGGCCGCGCAGTAGCCCGCCGAGTACGCCTGCCCTTCCACCCCGGCGATCGAGGCGACGTTGACGATATTGCCGCCCGCCTCCAGCAGGTGCGGCAGCGCGGCGCGGCACAGGAAGAACGGCCCGTTGAGGTTGACCGCCAGATCGTGGGCCCACTCGTCGTCGGTGACGGCCGGCGTGTGGCGCATCTGGTGGGCGCCGGCGACGTTGACCAGCACGTCGAGCCGCCCGAACTGGGCGACACACTGCTCGACGGCCGCCGCGCAGGCCGCCGCGGTGCTGATGTCGGTGGGGGCGTACTGCCCGCCGGGCACGTCGGCGAACACCGTGGCGAGCCGCTCGGCATCGCGCGCCAGCCCGAACACCGTCGCGCCGCGCCGGGCGAACAGTTGGGCCGTCGCCGCGCCCAGGCCCGACGAGGCTCCGGTCACCAGCGCCACTTTGCCTGACAGATCAGCCATTTCGACTCTCCGCATCACCCAGTCGACCGGCACCGGGGCGCAGCCGTCTACCGTCCAGTTATGGCTTCAGTATCAGTGATCACCGGCGGCGCGGGCGGCATGGGTCTGGCGACGGCCAAGATCCTGGGCCGAGACCACACCGTGGTGTTGTGCGATGTTCGGCAGCAGCGGCTCGACTCGGCGCAGGTCGCGCTCTCCGAGCTCGGCATCGCCGCGACCGCCGTCAACTGCGATGTCACCGATCGTGACGCGGTCACCCGGCTGTTCGACACCGCGACCGGTCTCGGGACGCTGGCGTCGGTGGTCCACACCGCGGGGGTCAGCCCGAGCATGGGTGACGCCGAATTCGTCATGCGCACCAACGCCTTCGGCACCCTC is a genomic window of Mycolicibacter heraklionensis containing:
- a CDS encoding ArsR/SmtB family transcription factor, giving the protein MAKDEERLSEEISSVNRTDEPTQPQLASAASTFALLSSPARLHVMWLAAQDAYDVTTLARRAGVNVATMSQHLTKLRLAGLINARRDGRHHIYTVDDPHILTLLQQIFAHIAPDGSLAPDPPRGGSSS
- a CDS encoding HAD-IC family P-type ATPase, producing the protein MVTAELIPTSSLLRPATLGIRAASAVVGAAARSASATTEAVGAITSAGLQVAALPIREATRMLSGESTTATLTRRCWRGEGRAWIEIRGLTESPELGQRVLDTLVAEPGVVSARLNRPLSRVVVELAVDGEQVTLNDLCRLIAETERSYRRSDGTTAPIGAAPATVLPGDGLLLMARGVMVGVNAAGLAIAVAGRALRLPQAPITVDAVAALANYQPWLRRQLADRIGRGPADTVLSLISTGARIATLSPATLAVDLALQGVKAAESAAAAQAWNRHEPYLARHADQAQVHVPSRPVPLPEGALDRHGRRVGYVQLFGAGLVGVLTRNVTTAATAAVVASPKAMRTTTESFAATLSRSLVEQHAALPLRPEGLRRLDRVDAVLIDPRLLCTATARHPLASALLAEARASGAELVTLDVEALGELRPAFDELAPVDTAADDEQLDEALAAALTARQQDGRTVAVLTSSGAQALACADVGLGILPGDSETPPPWEADLLLTDLAGAWRVLHAIPAARAAAQRGTSLATGASTIGALLMVPGVRAGRGRGGPGPVTAGAATGLLSGYLLARQVARTQPPRPAPAYEWHAMSLDEIHAILPVPDLSCAAAEVDAAPPHMAWQFIRAVRAELSDPLMPVLALSSAATAMLGSPVDALMVSTVLIGNCMLAAAQQLQAENRLNRLLAQQTPPARTVAPGTNTYTEIVADRLIPGAVIEVRSNEVVPADARLIEAIDLEVDESSLTGESLSVDKQTAATPGAELAERRCMLYAGTTVVAGTARAVVTAVGADTQARRAAELAAGDLPVVGLQHQLSQLMSRAFPASAGGGLMVGLLGMLRGGGLRLALGNAIAVAVAAVPEGMPLMATLAQHASAQRLTDSGALVRIPRSVEALGRVEVVCFDKTGTLSENRLRVTRVYPVAGHAEDDVLRCAANAAPAPEGDPHTHATDQAVTEAAAGIGSLWTTPDAHLPFRSGRAFSASVVGRELMIKGAPEVVLAACTVLGPDSDAPVAELAAGGLRVIAVAQRRLSAAQVKSLADDPDALAGLCGEGLTLTGFLGISDTPRAEAPQLLADLAERGVGIRLITGDHPVTATAIAAELGVPVTAEQVITGAEWNALSRKGQERAVAQRVIFARMSPENKVQVVQTLERSGRVCAMVGDGANDAAAIRAASVGLGVVARGSDSAHLTADIVLTDGRIGALVDAIDEGQRLWRGVQLAVTGLLGGNVGEVIFGVVGTALSGTSPLNNRQLLLMNMLTDALPATAVAVSTPAGSSHRVVHGIDERSLMRAVAVRGAITGAAASAAWGMARLSVVPGARQRAATVALITLVTTELAQTLVDSHAPLVLLTAAGSFAAFAAMISLPGISQLLGCVPVGPLGWSQALGATGAAVLAIAAAPHVLPARWREAPETSTEIESGPMATVAVLRPAGDQASSAAAAGGSTVMVSGTN
- a CDS encoding nuclear transport factor 2 family protein, with the translated sequence MHPFRQAVEARDAAAIEALLSDDVVFTSPVAFKPYPGKPVTAAILRAVMRVFEDFRYVREIADASGRDHALIFEASVDGKRLSGCDFLHMDDDGKIDDFVVMVRPLSAATALAEAMAQQFEQITREAAAPHGHGDGSA
- a CDS encoding fluoride efflux transporter FluC, which codes for MHEQTPVVAAVAVGGAIGACARYAVALALPTPVGGFPWATMVTNVSGCALMGVLMVAITELWVGHRLLRPLLGTGVLGGYTTFSTFAGDVDTLIAAGQPVPALVYLLTTPVAVLIATWTAASLTRRLVIRRTA
- a CDS encoding DUF190 domain-containing protein, with protein sequence MSELTGRALRLTVFLGESDTWHHRPVYSEIVHRAHRAGLAGASVFRGIEGYGASSAIHTTRLLSMSEDLPVSVIIVDAAERIRAFLPELDELVTEGLILLDEVEVIRHVGRRPAGQ
- the crcB gene encoding fluoride efflux transporter CrcB is translated as MTWLLVIAGAAVGAPLRYLTDRFVQARHDTTFPWGTFTANVLGSLVLGVLMGAASPGDQGLHLLVGTGLCGALTTYSTFSYETLQLAGVGARLYALANLVLTLTCGLGAYYVGNVAAQAIWA
- a CDS encoding acyl-CoA dehydrogenase family protein, which translates into the protein MSFSVELSDDVIEVRDWVHQFAAEVVRPAAAEWDEREETPWPIIQEAAKIGLYSPELFATQAAEPSGIGMLTVFEELFWGDAGIALSILGTGLAAAALAGNGTPEQLGRWLPEMFGTADDPKLGAFCSSEPDAGSDVGAIRTRARFDEATREWVLNGTKTWATNGGIANVHIVVASVYPELGSRGQATFVIGPDTKGLAQGQKFKKHGIRASHTAEIVLDNVRLPEDMILGGREKFEERVARVKSGASARGQAAMKTFERTRPTVGAMAVGVARAAYEYALEYACQREQFGRKIGEFQAVAFKLADMKSRIDAARLMVWRAGWMARNNKAFDNAEGSMAKLFASETAVYVTDEAIQILGGNGYTRDYPVERMHRDAKIFTIFEGTSEIQRLVIARAITGLALR
- a CDS encoding pyridoxamine 5'-phosphate oxidase family protein codes for the protein MEPKPGPTATRPVLPEGYGLPSSAEGLLSWSEVEQRLTASQHYWLTTVRPDGTPHSVPRWGVWLDGRFYYDGAPTTRHARNLQDNPACTLTLESGTQVVIVEGVSTATSASPNDLGVRLATAFEKYHPQYAPGPDAWAGQDGGGLRMIVPRRALAWFAFPTDCTRFAF
- a CDS encoding SDR family NAD(P)-dependent oxidoreductase: MADLSGKVALVTGASSGLGAATAQLFARRGATVFGLARDAERLATVFADVPGGQYAPTDISTAAACAAAVEQCVAQFGRLDVLVNVAGAHQMRHTPAVTDDEWAHDLAVNLNGPFFLCRAALPHLLEAGGNIVNVASIAGVEGQAYSAGYCAAKHGLVGLTRALAVEFTAEKLRVNAVCPGGMLTPQVTNFQLPEGADVNLIMRVASPRGMSAPADVAEVIAFLASDAAAAVHGAVYLTDNGKTAG